The DNA window ctgttcaagggggacagaagccatagcgatagcaatttagactgaatttaacgaatataggaaaggcatgcaagttcaaaaccaggtttacagatgccaataagctgcatttccctcccaattctttttttcttttgcataatgaccagttgtgtgcaccacctactgactgtagcattgactgattcactgatttgtgaagtagagtaatcgtaacagctctttttcttcatgttggccgcattttctgtactatttatttttctcattttcagcactgaccttacttgaagggaaaacttaaggcttacaaaaactttgtattttctgtcctggagggtatactaagtagctggttcagttgtaaagcaggttaagttaaccttgtgctataggtaaagcacctaattttcttaactaaatgatgcctgcaggtatatctattagcaggtttaattttgcctgcacttggttgtgtacattattttaagtgtatttgacaagtttaccaaaatataaaaaatgtcattcaaactgcatttgctttgttttactttttacttgtacttttcattacattacttgagtacatccatttttacagtaatttccatacttaagtacaagaagtttcagatactttaagactttaactcaagtaacatttcagtcagtgacttggacttttaccaaagtcatattttggagaggtacctatacttttacttgactctgagatttcagtactttatacaacactgtcaATAACCTCAAATCATATAAATCATACTTTTACTCGCAGGTAGGCAGGGTCATCTGACCATCATGACACTGAACACGCATGGGCACAGGGCCAACACGTCTTTTACCccacacacaaagaaatgtgAGATGATCCATATGTGGTGCATACATCTTAGTCACATCACCAATTTTAAAGGTAATACCATGTACACGCAATGATTCCCCATATACAATGCAGggttctgaaaaacaaaaaatagtaaaatagaattaattttgttctaatttaacatttaatctaatttaattttgtaaactaaaaaagaaatacttgcaaatattaatatatttactttttaatatttacagaatACTGTAGGACCGTATTCTGGTTCTAACCTGACGATGCAGATCAGTAAGTTTTTGCAtcttactttttacattttgcttcctatttataaaatattctatcattcttttttatcatttaaaaacatgtaaccAACTAAGGTTTCatcttaacaaaaataattaaattataatttacaaATTTCTCAAGGGTTGAGATTGAAAGTctagtgattttttaaaagtcaagttTAAAATAGACGTTTTGAGGTTGTAGAATGATACTCTCATTGGATACTAGTCAATCAAAAAtgattgtgtttttagtttagtaatttttttttttttttactgttctcAAGTAGAGTTTCTTCTCATTCCTATGAAACActttttatcataattttgaaaataagatatttaattgtactttttttagATACTTTAAATGTACAGATTACTCAAGAATgttaaccttttatttttattgttttaaacaatgTCAAAAAGATCTTGTAAAAAGATAGTTATTTGCTTTGATATTATGCAATTgcacattttattattgttgatCGCAGCTGGAAGAATCATAAGCAGCAGAGGTTTTTAAGTAAAGAACTGGAACAGCAGAAATATCAGaatgcaaaatgaaatgttcaaatttaacTTACTCAGGCATCTCATGTTTCCTTTCCATACACCTTTGTCGCAGGTTTTGAATGGGTCACCATCCATAGTGTACTTATTCTGACAGATATATTCAACTCTGTCACCAGTTTGATAATCTGCATCTGATCTGTTGAATAATTTGGTATCTCCATTTTCAAGAGGTGGTGGTGCTGAACAATGTACAGCAGCTGAAAGAATGTgaacaatgagaaaaaagtagTTTGAGATTGTGGTTTATTAAACTTATATCATTTATGGATTTGTTGTTTGTATCCTAACTGAAAGAGATTGATTGCTGCCAATGGCATTTAGTATAAAACtcttttatacatttctctTATCTCCATCTACAAACACTACtaagttttctttcaaacaaattaTATTGTTCATACATAAATGCTTCTTTACCTGCGGATAGATAGACTTGGTCCTGACCCAGAATTTTGTTTGGAAATTTCTTTTGGgctcgtttcttttttttgctccatGTAGGGAATTACTggtcaaaaagcaaaaatctgtACTGTCACTACCAGTATGCTGTGAAAAACCTGAAATTGTAGCTTCCCTTTGCCAAACATGCTAATGTCCAACCGTTGAGCACATAATTGGACTTATGACCAGAAATAAATAACATGTGACCTAGCCTCCTGTCTGGTGTTGTCTAGTGTTTTTAAGCATGATGACCAGAGTGTCACTTAGtcaaataagttattttaattgtattaaaGTGTAAATGCTGACACCTTAAATCAGCTTgggtgttaaatatttttaaagaagtgaAGTTTTTAGGTAATAAAAATTGTTCAAGAAGTAATTTACTTGTGCACTCAGGCGGTGGAGTGCTCCACTTTCCGTTTCCCAAACAGCTACTTGTTGAACTCCCTTGCATGATGTGGTCTTGTTGACGACAGTCAAATGACAATGTATCTCCTTTACTTATAGCATTGCCTTGTACAGATGAAGTGATGCGAACAGAACTGGGTATGTCTGGTTTCCTGCATTTCTCTGCCAAAGAACAGAAGTTTACAACATCAATGAAGTATGTTATAACTCAGTGAAACTAAACACCAattttaacagtatttttttttaaaccagtaaTTATAAAGttgttaatttaaattcatCATTTACATTACATATCACTTTTATGAAAATGACAAGAATGAGTGAGATTGTCAACTATGGGTCAAAAGTGTTGTTGATCAAAGATTTTaaccatcacaaatgtaaatgttgctttaCAACAATGCATGCAAATGGAATTATTTTGTAGTGGCATTGTGGAttaatttgaaacataatatgaagtcaataaaagtttaaaaactatttttaaaattaattgatgTTAAAAGCATTCTATAAGTGGATTGGTTCTGTGTTTGCAAGCTGCACCAAATAGGAAGTGAACACACCAGAGCAGTTTGGAAACGGGGTATCCCACTTCCCCGTGTCCAAGCACTGAACTTCATCAGAACCCTCCATGTCATAGTCATctccacaaaaaaaacttaatttatctCCAGGATTCACTAGATTATTTCGGGATGCACTTCCAAAACGTCTCAGTCCGTCACCCAATGGGTAAACTTCACAAGGAATGCCTGAGAAAACCAGAGCAGATCAGATGAAACACAAGTTTTActaaaaattctgtttaaattttattaaacctTTTAGTTCATAAGCAATAAAAAGTGCATCTGTCAAACTACCTGTCATTTTCTTGAAGCATCTGTGCTTCAAGTGCATCTGTCATTTTCGTGaagtgatgtaaaaataaaaaactaaattctatttttcctatttttagcACCATTTCCTCTTACCTGGACATATTTCCATTACGTGAACGCTAACAAATCCTTTTGTACCAAAGTACTTAACTGTACTGgtgttatttatatattttttggaaaataagTATCTCACAATTTAGGGGAATTAACATAAATACTCAGGGAGAATTTATATTGTAGTGTTTCCATTGGCTCTGGCTCTGATCTTAGATTAGGCTGGCTGATTTAAAAAGATCTGACTTTATGAAACTTGACGTAAAACAATGAactagaacagaatagaataactttattgatccccaaggggaTTGGaccaaaaaagttaaataaaaactcttttaATAAGGgcaaaataatatgttttaaaatacttcGGTGCAAGTGAACAGAATAAGAAGAATAATATCATTTACTTTATTATCGGTTGTTATTTAAATTGCAGAAAtatataagtaataaaaaaacatccaagattacataaaatgatttttttattcttggatttttatgcaccacaaatctggaataagCTTCCTGTTCACTGTAGGAGTTCTCTCACAGTGAGCACTTTGAAAATAAGGTTGTTACTCTTACtctattgttttctttatttttacctttttaatcTTAGTTTCATGCATGTTTCTAACTTCTTTATATAAGCAGATTGAgtctgaaaggtgctatataaacaAAGTTGCCTTGcctgaaataaaactttctttgtgttttctataaCAATGgctttaaaacatgaataaaaagcaGTTTCTTACCGTTCTGTGACCAGGAAAATTCCACGCTTAGAAACGCCTGGAGAAcccaaaaaaatgcattaatttccAACTTGCAAACTTAGTCCTCTGAGTGATACAACTCTACTTAGTCCTCTGAGTGATGCAACTCTACTTAGTCCTCTGAGTGATGCAACTCTACTTAGTCCTCTGAGTGATGCAACTCGGCCTAATTATAAGTCCGCTGGAGATGAGTCAGTCTCCAGGCTGATTCAAGCCCAAACTACCTTTGATACACAATTTCCCAAATTACTTTAAAAGAGGCACAGTCATGAATCCTCaggggaaagaaaataaataagaaccCCAGCATTTACGGCAGAGTTAGCGCAAACTCCTCTGTCTGGATCAGCCACGATCCCCTGTAATGTGTATTTTTCCATCCAATTTCTAAACAACAGACTCTTTTAGAAACAAATCTATCTAACCCTGCAGCTTCGAAACTCCGCGTGGCTGCACACACCCACAACAATCAAGCTCCCCCCCCCTTTCCAAGCACACGGCGCTGCAGACAACAAAGGAGTAATTAAAAAGTGTCTTACCGCACCGATCCGAacggatcgatcggggagaaaccgccacccgccaagattccgCACCGGCCGAGCCCCCAATTATTAAAAGAGGataatttaatgttaactttggacaaaacgtttggctctttcctcCTTAATCTCCCGGATCCTCAGCAGGCGGCGGCGTGCTGctaaagtgaaaacaacaacaaagcgcgttgacgtcacagatcacagagtttaatctcatacaaagcaatcaacaacaaagctgcagaggaacagagatatgcattttttctcataaaaataaagacagacaaggggaagacagacaaacacaaaacaaagacgaacaaaaaggcaaagacgcatctttggagagagccgatATAAAAAAGGCAAAAGGTTGGCCGCTCTCTGTATTTTTTCTCCTGACACGTAATCTTATAGTAAGGAggtgtttttctatttaatttatgcactcAAGGCGTTCCTCCTGTTGACCAACTGGAGACTCCCTTaagcactcagagaaacttggaaCTCCCCTAATTTACAgcaaagatcaaaggccatCTGGCTTCTGGCGAAACAAAGAGCGCATCGCTGCGCCCTGACCCCCCGTGGCTCCCACGgtcattctgagtacagaacAATCCTGAGATAAAacttcacagatacctgtgaaatctaaagtctctCTGCCCTGCCGggaatgctaattttatggcctcctgtgcTGTGGGTGCTTGCCCATCTGGCTTAATCCCAAATGCTCGACACAAagctgttccaaataagagtgctgaatataccttttacacatgtcgtaagattaactgtattaagcactaaaaataatcatttttccttaacagtAGTAAGTAGCAGATGAGGCTGAGACTCTGGCAAATGGCAAAGAGCAAAATCTTTATTGCACCTGCAGATGGGAAACAGCACACTTCAAGCTGCAGTGAGTTCTGTTTCGACTTGGGGCTGAACGCCCTCTCATTATTTAggatacatcacacattacGTGATTACACAACCTGGCTCAGTGTCAGACAAAAAGAATCTATAAATTGCTTATCTGTGAGTTTCAGTTGAGCAGGTTTGCATGCACATTCGCACCCCAACTACAGAAATATGCTCTGTGTTTCCTGTGGGCAAGACGGCCTTAGGTTTATCTTAGCAAAACATAGTGGCTTGACCTTTCGATAACTTCTGCTTTCTTACTGTACCATGACGGGTTTTCCCAAAAAGGTCTCTCTGTAGGTGGATGAACAGATATTGCGTACCTGAACTTCAACTGAACTTCTGTAAAATAGGAACATTGCCTTAGCATCTCTGACCACTGAACATCCTGTTGTAACTGATTTGAGGAGGGTCAGAAGAGCATAtttcctgttgagctgcaactgagtgcaaacctttaataaaaacatcataaaatgtacatttaaaattattaaacattgttaattattattttttccttcacaagacatttaatgtgattaaatgagtaaaagaattaaatgaaaacgtaagaaaaatgataaaacaatttttagttCACAGTTCCGCTCCTTCAGCAGGCGTCTTCTACAAAAAAAGCTAGAGGCATCCATTTATAGGCCTTTTTTATGCACCTCTCATTCCACACAGTATAGGCAACATTGGAGTTGAATCCAGAACCCTTTCTCTTCATTAACTAAGAGGGATCTTCCAGTTCAGACTGACAAATTCTCCTCAAAAAGtgctaacaaacaaaaatgacaccCCAAGTCTCaggctgcattcacactgcagcaccaagtgacccaattccgatttttctttcgtttttttttcttgccttaaTGCAACTTGTATCTGATCTTGTTATGACACAGGTCCGATTCTTTTCGAATGTAATGCATCGGATATCCAGTCCACTTGGATGTCCGATGCGTATCTCCTGATACGCATTGGACTACGTATGTGGGGCACTTTCAGGTCATTTGGAGTTCACACCAGAGAACACATACAAGTTGTGACCACaccaaaaaaatcccatttgacaaaaaaaattgggtCACTTcgggctgcagtgtgaatgtagccttaGACTCTAAGCAGCTCAAACCCACAATAATCCCCTTCTAATGAAAAGTTTTGGACATAGTAATAATTAATCATCACTGATGTAAAAAACCCAACAGTATAATTTCTGATAATTTAAGAGGTGAACCTTAATGTAACAAAAAGATCTTATCTTTGCTGAGAAATTACATAACCAAGCTCAGATAAGTCAGCTGAATCATTTAGGTGCACAAAAACTGCCTGAAATTGAGCACAtcgaaaatttttatttgtaagcaACAAATTAGAAAATGTCCCTGGTGAGATAAACTTGGTTGCAAACTGAAACAAGCCCTATTACATCACAGCTCTCTCCCCTAGGTGTTTCCTTCTTATTTTGATCCGGCCATTGTTTCATGAAAACCAGACCATACTCGAAATGTATGTATTGGCatcacaaatttgtttttgtttatttgttttaaagtttcacaCATAAGATCAATGCCACTTTGCGTGTTTTACACGGATTGTCCACTTGACATCGCAATAGAGTAACTGAAGCACCACAGAGCGTCGGCTCGTTAGTCGATTAAATGGATGAAAAGCCAAATATATCATGGACATTCTTCTTACCATCACAACAGAATATCTTctgataaattattatttcagttcaatCTAGTAGAGCagtgttttcaaactttttcaggctgAGGATCACATCACAAtcatttaacaaacactcacaGACCATCTGACTTGAAACTGACCCACAATTACACAACCAACCTGAAATGGAAATATTAGTTTCTTGACTAATCTATAAGGGTGTTgctgttttataaatgtgaCTGGCTACAACAAAACCACGTACAAGTCTCTTTGgggcattttgagttattttaagaTTCTTAAAGTGTGGACTCTTATGTTTTACAAATTTTGTCaaacacattgaaataaaaacaataagttgCTTTACTACAAGTGTTGAgtgaattaaaaaacatttagggctatttgtaatttagaagcataataaaagaaaaatagacttgagttCTGCACCATTAAATTATTCGCCCATTTCTATCAACTGCATTAATCTATTGTATTTATCTGCAGATTAAATTATTGttcactaaataaaataactgttgACGTGTGGTAGAGCATTATAagcaaataaagtcataaaagacaaagaacagTTCTTACCAACTGAGACTCAttcaaaatcaatcaatcaaattttatttgtatagcacatttcagcagcaaggcattttaaagtgctttacatcatatcaaacacagaaacacaatgctaATCTATAAGGGTGTTgctgttttataaatgtgaCTCTCCACAACAAAaccacaggaaataaaaaaaaatgacacaacagCAATAGCTTCTATTGGGGTGAAAATCacagtgaaatgttttatttgaataagcACATATTAAAAGAAGAATGAATAATATTTCACCATAATGAGCATAGAATTTAATATTCTTTCAGTTATTTCACAATTTCATTGTCATATTTTTATccattatttattaatgtagtttcttgttttacagtgtagtatttatttgtttaattttcagcaTTCTGACGTTCCATAGtggtttacatatttttgtgattACATGTCTATATCTAGCTCACTGAAAACTTTTACTCGCAGGTAGGCAGGGTCATCTGACCATCAATACACTGAACACGCAACGGCACAGAGCCAACACGTATTTTACCCCTCACACAAAGAAATGTGAGATGATCCAGATGTGGTGCATACATCTTAGTTATATCACCAAAACGAAAGGTAATACCATGTTCACTCAATGATTCCTCGTTCACAGTGCAGggttctgaaaaacaaaaaatagtaaaatagaattaattttgttctataaactaaaacaataaatacttgcaaatattaatatatttactttttaatatttacagacGTTTTGAGGTTGTAGAATGATATTCTCATTGGATACTAGTCAATCAAAATtgattgtgtttttagtttagtaattattctttattttttactgtactCAAGTAGAGTTTCTTCTCATTCCTATGAAACActttttatcataattttgaaaataagatATTTAATTGTACATTTTCTAGATACTTTAAATGTACAGATTACTCAAGAATGttaaccttttattttattgttttaaacaatgTCAAAAAGATCTTGTAAAAAGATAGTTATTTGCTTTGATATTACGCAATTgcacattttattattgttgatCGCAGCTGGAAGAATCATAAGCAGCAGAGGTTTTTAAGTAAAGAACTGGAACAGCAGAAATATCACAGaatgcaaaatgaaatgttcaaatttaacTTACTCAGGCATCTCATGTTTCCTTTCCATACACCTTTGTCGCAGGTTTTGAATGGGTCACCATCCATAGTGTACTTATTCTGACAGATATATTCAACTCTGTCACCAGTTTGATGAACCGCATCTGATCTGATGAATAATTTGGTATCTCCATTTTCAAGAGGTGGTGGTGCTGAACAATGTGCAGCAGCTGAAAGAATGTgaacaatgagaaaaaagtagTTTGAGATTGTGCTTTATTAAACTTATATCATTTAGGAAAtatattatttgttgtttgtatcCTAACGGAAAGAGATTGATTGCTGCCAATGGCATTTAGTATAAAACtcttttatacatttctctTATCTCCATCTACAAATACTACtaagttttctttcaaacaaattaTATTGTTCATACATAAATGCTTCTTTACCTGCGGATAGATAGACTTGGTCCTGATCCAGAATTTTGTTTGGAAATTTCTTTTGGgctcgtttctttttttttttgctccatgTAGGGAATTACTggtcaaaaagcaaaaatctgtACTGTCACTACCAGTATGCTGTGAAAAACCTGAAATTGTAGCTTCTCTTTGCCAAACATGCTAATGTCCAACCATTGAGCACATAATTGGACTTATGACCAGAAATAAATACCATGTGACCTAGCCTCCTGTCTGGTGTTGTCTAGTGTTTTTAAGCATGATGACCAGAGTGTCACTTAGtcaaataagttattttaattgtattagaGTGTAAATGCTGACACTTTAAATCAGCTTgggtgttaaatatttttaaagaagtgaagtttttaaataaaaaaaattgttcaagAAGTAATTTACGTGTGCACTCAGGCGGTGGAGTGCTCCACTTTCCGTTTCCCAAACAGCTACTTGTTGAACTCCCTTGCATGATGTGGTCTTGTTGGCGACAGTCAAATGACAATGTATCTCCTTTACTTATAGCATTGCCTTGTACAGATGAAGTGATGCGAACAGTACTGGGTATGTCTGGTATTCTGCATTTCTCTTCTAAAGAACAGAAGTTTACAACATCAGTGAAATATGTTATAACTCAGTGAAACTAAACACCAattttaacagtaaaatgtCACCTAATTTGTTTTTGGCCCAAGCGTTAACAAAACGATACAAATGTGGTTCTTGTATGTATCGTGGGCATGTAACCTCTggagtgggaaaaaaatacattttctattcaAAAAGTCGAAATCAACAGTATAAATCATACATAGGACTAATGGAACATTagcacaaatacttttttaactgaataatcAATTGATGACATTTGGGCTTTTAATACCTTGGCATATCGGATCCGTATTCCAGTCTCCATTGATTCCACATGTAACATCAGCCACCGTTGTTTGCGTGTCCAGAATCCAGTGTTTCTCCCCACATGTGACTCTCACTGTTTCTCCaggtaaaaacatgtttttgtatgGAGGGTCGTGGGTTGTCCCAGGGATTGATGCCAGATTCAGTTCACATTTAATTACTGGAATCATTGaacatatattattatttgtcaGTTTGTTAGAAAGGGATGCACTTCATATGTGTACCTCAGACTTTACTCCTCTGTTCAATCAAGtcatttgttgttgttactGTAATCATACTCACGTTTACATGCAGGTGTGGGACTCCAGTCTGCTTTTCCTGCAAATTTTGTGCATCTTGGAGTTCTCTCATCAGCCCGTTTATAAGAATGATCACATCTAAAATCTAAGATTTCTTGTTCTTTGTACTCCTGAGCGGCACCAAGCACACGGCCATGTTCAATCTGAGGGACGGAACATCTTATTGCTGTTGATATCAAGCACAAGTGTTATTAGTGCAATTCTAATGGAAAGGTAGACTGATAATTATGCCTTTCAATCAGTTTGAGATTTGATTggcttatttttaaaacatattaagaAGGTATGTAGGGAGGTGCtatataaaatcaacttttttgagtgTTGTATTATGTTGTAATTCAGTCAACAAAACATACACAaggtgttgcttttattcttttaataaaaagaataagaaatccttgaatctgcCATGGCAGCCATTCCAGGGCGCTTACACTCCAGCTTCCACTTAACAGACCACCTGTCCCTCGCttcttccccactcagctcctccagactagcggcagcagcaattgaCAAACACCCAGTAGAATTGTGAGTCTGCTGAGCACAAAATATGAACTACCTCTCAATCGAACGCTCCTAAGAACGGCTGTAAAAGCAATTAAGGCTAAgattgttgtgatgatgtgctgaaagCGAATGTCGGAAAGATTAGAAGGTTCTTAAAGACAAGggggccaatttcaaggcatcaaattgtgaaattacatttctttctctACTACTGCTGGTAATTCTGGAGTTTTCAATATTAGGGTTTTCACACTGTCTCCCtgacaaagaaaataacattaaacaTGGAGTTTAAACAGCATGATATTTGCTAACAAAAAGATAATAAGGAAGAatctaaatgcaaaaaatgtgaatagAAATTTTGCTTGAGGAGCATTTGAAATTGTTGCAGTTATTCAttgataaagtttatttttctgctttttttcctccttgtttGAGATTTTTGCGTTGCTACTTTTAACTAATGAtttcatcaaaacattttttctaaataatttggGGTATATAGAACATCAACAAGTGTTTATTCAATAGTGTATGAGTCCGAGTCCtaagatttttttcaatatctattttttattccatatcataataaatataaattttttgctTCTACTTGGCAAAGAAGTTGAGTTTAAAAAGGGTAACCTCTAATGTTGGTGTTTTATGCTTAATTTCTTTACTCTAAGCAAGAAGAAAAGATGCCAAGTTGGTTTTTGTtcaggttgtttgttttttgagatTTGACTCGACCTTCCAGATAACCCTGTCACAAAATGATCCACAGAAGGACTTCTCTCTTTAATGGAAGTGGATAAACCAccttctttttaaaagtaaagaggataatttacaatttttttttcaagattaTGAAGTATTTCATGTAAAGTGGCcaggtaaataaaatgaaaatctagttttacagtaaaacaacaaaagaccATTTAAAGTGAACAGTACCACGACAAAGTGGTTTCGGTGTCCATCCGTCTCTGGTACACGTCGCTGTTCTGTCTGAACTTGCAGGATCGTAGTTGTAGTCACAGCCATACTGTACTCTGTCACCTAATTTGTTTTTGGCCCAAGCGTTAACAAAACGATACAAATGTGGTTCTTGTATGTATCGTGGGCATGTAACCTCTggagtgggaaaaaaatacattttctattcaAAAAGTCGAAATCAACAGTATAAATCATACATAGGACTAATGGAACATTagcacaaatacttttttaactgaataatcAA is part of the Xiphophorus hellerii strain 12219 chromosome 9, Xiphophorus_hellerii-4.1, whole genome shotgun sequence genome and encodes:
- the LOC116725869 gene encoding complement factor H-related protein 4-like, with the protein product MEGSDEVQCLDTGKWDTPFPNCSEKCRKPDIPSSVRITSSVQGNAISKGDTLSFDCRQQDHIMQGSSTSSCLGNGKWSTPPPECTTAVHCSAPPPLENGDTKLFNRSDADYQTGDRVEYICQNKYTMDGDPFKTCDKGVWKGNMRCLSKLNLNISFCILIFLLFQFFT
- the LOC116725188 gene encoding complement factor H-related protein 2-like; its protein translation is MKPLWFMFLVLQAFLSVEFSWSQNVNTCEIGVPDPNLYVSELTPTGGTMKPGHKLRFLCGPDYQLDGSKEIECLPTGQWNASFPSCSEKCRIPDIPSTVRITSSVQGNAISKGDTLSFDCRQQDHIMQGSSTSSCLGNGKWSTPPPECTPAAHCSAPPPLENGDTKLFIRSDAVHQTGDRVEYICQNKYTMDGDPFKTCDKGVWKGNMRCLKPCTVNEESLSEHGITFRFGDITKMYAPHLDHLTFLCVRGKIRVGSVPLRVQCIDGQMTLPTCE